The Arvicola amphibius chromosome 4, mArvAmp1.2, whole genome shotgun sequence genome includes the window AGGGGGACCACGTTCACCACTTGATCCAGAAGGACCTTGTTTGCCGGGTTCGCcctaaagaagaagagagagagtaaGGCAAGGCCAGATGTAGGGTCTCAAGCCATGAGTCCGCTTCTATCATATTTTCTCTCCTCGCCTATACCACTGCTGCCCTGCCCCTTCCATGATTTGTCTTGGAGACCGCAACATGAAGGAGCACTCACAGAGGGGCCAGGAAGACCAGGGaagcctctttctcctctctgaccGGGCAGACCAACCACACCACGCTGTCCAGCAATACCCTGAGGTCCAGGGGTACCAGGAGAGCCCTGTGGGAGGCAGACAGGGGTGAGAAGGGCTCACAATGACACAGAGAGTATTCACAACTCTGGAACACTCCAGAACAACAGAGATCAGAGCTAGCACTTACAGCAGGTCCATCAGCACCAGGGGCTCCTTTCTCACCAGCAGGGCCAGGGGGACCTGGAGGACCAACTTCACCAGGACGTCCCGCGGGACCAGTCTCACCACGGGGACCTTTGCCTCCTTCTTTGCCAACAGGACCAGGAGGGCCAGGGGGTCCAGCATTTCCCTAAATGGGCACAAGAGGGACTGTCAGAGTCCAGGCTTCTAAAGCATCATAGTTACAAGCCCCACCCAAGCCCATCGTCCTGCCAGTGCTTGCCCCTCACCCCAATCCAAAACCACAGATACTCACAGAGGGGCCAGGGGGACCAACACGGCCAGCAGCACCAGGGAAACCAGTAGCACCCTGGCCGGAGAGAACACAGTGTGGTCAGAAGTGAACAGTAAGCTTACCTGGCCTGATCTCCTCCAATCTCTGGCTTTGGGGAGACTCCACAGAGACGTGAATGGTACTCACAGGGGGACCAGCAGAGCCACGAGCACCTTTGGGTCCAGGAGCACCAACGTTACCCTGTAAGAGAGTGTAAAGGTATAAGACCCAGGCTAGGCCCAAGTCTAAGGCTACCAGAAACTTGGGTTGTAGAGGATGAAAGACTCACAATGGGGCCAGGAGGTCCAGCAGGTCCAGCGGGGCCAGGAGGACCACTGTCGCCTTTAGTACCAGTTTCACCAGGTTCACCTTTAGCACCAGGTTGGCCATCAGCACCCTGGACAAGAGGGAGAATGGAGCAGTGGATAAGGCAGCCTGGCAGCAGCGGACTTCTGGGTTGGAGGGAGGCCCCAGCTAGAAGCTTGGAGACAACCaatccctccccacccttctcccCTGACTCAGGGTTACACTTCTGTCCTCATTCAGTCACCCAAGGTCCCAAGCCTCATATCTCAGCTGGTGACAGAAAGTAAAGAGGGTATTGATACTCACAGGGGGGCCAGCGAAACCAGCAGGGCCAGGGGGGCCAGGCTCACCACGGTCTCCctagaagaagatgatgatgacttTGGAGAGATGTCTGAACATCgggaaaggagaggaacagaaggagcaaAGGGACAGAGGTGAcagtcaggggtgggggtgagggggggaGCAGAAAGTAGGTAGGAGAGAAGGGCTGAATGTAGATCTTTTCAGGGGGTCATCTGTACTTACGGGGGCACCACGGGCTCCGGTGGGACCAGCAGGACCGCTGGGACCAGTTTCTCCCTATGAGGGAGAGACAAGCACTCTAAACTCTCCTAGAAGATGAACCAATAgcatctcccctcccttctggtTCTTTGAACCTCCTGGGTCACCAGCTTCATATGGCATGACCTGCCTTCCCTGCAAAGCCCCACCTGGGCTTGCTGAGGAAGCTGAATGTTAGGAAATAAGGTGAGAAGGCAGCCACTCACCTTGTCACCAGGGGCACCAGCAGGGCCAGGAGGACCAATGGGACCAGTCAGACCACGGACGCCATCTTTGCCAGGAGAACCATCAGCACCTTTGGGACCAGCATCACCCTAAAGATAGGGAAAAGTCAGACTTCCAGTGTGGGGCCAGGAGTCGAGCTACAGCATCCTGCAGGCGTTTCTCAGACCAAGAAACGCCTTGTGTTTCTTGCCAAGGACACAAGATCCCTTCCGGGGAAAAGGTGACTATGTGGAGATTCAGGTGGGACCTTGGTTAAGAGGCCCCTGAGCTCTACAGTGTGATAAATAAAGGAGCCTCTGTCAGGGAGATGCCCCAACTCTCATCACCGTGGTAACACATCAAGAGAAGGGCCTGAATCACAGGTATAAGATTACCCAGCAAAGCGAGGATATAGGTGAGACCCACCAAGGGCTCAAGGGAAGGTTGACTTACTCTGTCACCCTTAGGACCTGGAAGACCAGCTGCACCACGTTCACCAGGCATTCCCTGAAGACCAGGAGCGCCCTGGCTACCGGGAGCTCCGGGGGCACCAGTGTCACCCTGTTTGGTGAACAAGAAGATGAATGAGACATGGAGTCCCGGGAAGCATTTCCGACCCCTGAGCTCACTCAGAATCTCCTATGTGTGGATCCAAGGTCAAGGTTCCAGCTAGAAGGACAAACTCACAGACCCGACCTCAGGTCTCATGGGTACCTACTCTGGCCTTGTCTCCCAACCCTTCACACCTCTATGACTTGGGTCATAGCCATCATACACTTTCCACAATGCCCTCACCTTGGCACCATCATTGCCGGGAGCACCATTGTTTCCACGGGGACCAGCAGGACCTGGGGGACCTTGTACACCACGCTCGCCAGGGAAACCTCTCTCGCCCTGCAAAGGAAGGAGAGGGCACATGATGGCTGCTCCAGCAGGGCCGAGCTCAGGACATTGTAACAGAAGTGGCATGAGAGGACCCACTTACTCTTGCTCCAGAGGGTCCAGGGGCACCAAGGTCTCCAGGGACACCCTAAGAGTGGGAAAGAGGAACAACAGTGAGCCCAAATTCCCCTTGAGAAAGAGCTTCCACCCCTCTCCCTGGGAGCTGGTCCTTGGGAGCCATGCTTAGAGATGAAAACATTCTTGGCTGAGATTTGGAATTTCTCCTTACAATAGGAAGGCTTGCTGTAATTCCAGGATGCATCTAGAGAAGCCACCTTGCCTAAAAGCCAAGCAACCACTTTCACATCATATGCAGTTCCTCATTCTTCGTGTAACCAtagtcctcccctctcccctgtgTTTAACCTCTATCCTTCTAGCTGCTGGTTTCCTGCTCATCTAGGGGTAGTGGGTGGTCTGTCTCTTCTTTATTTCCTGCCTGCTCCTGCCCTCTGGCCAGCTGCTACCCCTTACCTGTTCACCGGGCTTGCCTGCTTCACCAGGAGGACCAGCAGGGCCGGGGAGACCCTATAGGGTggagatgggagggggagaagggttTAGGATCTGTGAGAGTTAACAAAGAAACATTCTGCACTCCCCTACAAACCAGTCACCAGGCCTTACCTGGAATCCAGGGGAGCCAGCAGGGCCTTGTTCGCCTCTCTCACCAGCAGGGCCCTGTCACAGAGAAGAGGTTGTCATCATGAGTAGTCCaaggggaagggaggcagagtccCCCCTTTCCCTGCTCTCCAAGCCTCCCTGACAGGAACACTTACAGCAGGGCCGGGGGCTCCCTGAGCTCCGGCTTCTCCATCTTTGCCAGCAGGACCCTGCGGGGAGAAGGTGGCAAACTCAGTGTGGTAAGGCAGATGGCAGCGGCAGGTAAGGCCTGGACCACTGGGGCAAGGCAGAGCCTGCTTGTGGCTTCTGGTGTTCTCACAGTGGCTACAAACCGAAGATGGTATGTGTCACAGGCAGGGGCAGAAAGGTGACAGAGACTCAAAAGAGATACTTACAACAGGGCCAGGGGGTCCGGGAACGCCCCGTTCTCCAGCCTTTCCAGGTTCTCCCTGTGTAGGAAGGGAGGCAGAATTGAGGGTCATGGGATTCACTACCGTAAGGACCCCTCATTGCAGTGAGTATTCCCAGGGGGCTTTCTGTTCAAGAAGGCCGAGTTCTCTAGAGGAAGCCTTGCTGGCATCTCATGCTTGGTCTCTCTCTGCTGCACACAAAGCAAATGATGCCCAAGGCTCCTTCCTGGtcatcttctccccttcctttccctgacACATACCTGCAGTGACCTGAACTGCTAATAGCTGTCATCTCCTCAGGGCTCTCTTCTTCCTACCACACTTGGGGATGACTATCGCATAGAAGACCAATCTTATCTGTGTGCTGGGGGACACTCATCCAGCAACAATACTTATCAGGGACAAAGCAATATCAAGGAGCCAGAAGTCTCCTATTTTACCAATGGGTCCCGAAAAGGTCATTAAAAGGCCCGAGGTCACTCAGCAAGTCAGCGGAGTTAGTGTGCCTGTTCTGCATTGTTCCTCAATGAGTACTTACAGCAGTGCCCTTAGGTCCAGGGAATCCCATCACACCAGCCTGGCCACGGGCTCCAGGAGGACCTGGGGGTCCAGGGCGACCATCTTGACCAGCGGGACCCTGAGGATGAGAGACACAAGAGTTGCCATAAGGACCAAGGTGCATACAcaggaaggtggggggggggtgacacgTGAGGGAGGAAGCATACTTACAGGGGGGCCAGTTTTGCCATCAGGACCAGGGCTTCCAGGGCTGCCAGTGAGACCCTAGGGAGAGGCAGGAGCATgaatggaggcagggggagggagcACCAGTTGCAGGCCATCCCGTCCCAGTCTCAAGCAGAACAACAGGGTCTTGGCTCTCACCTTGGCACCAGGGAGACCAGCTTCACCAGGGCGACCAGCTTCACCAGGAGAACCTTTGGGACCAGCAGGCCCAGGAGCACCACGTTCACCAGCAGGACCCTAAGTGAATAGAAGTCAAAGACACATCAGGGTCACAGCCTTGGCCTCATTACCACGGGCTGGCATCCGTATCCTCTTCATGCTGGGGAAAGGTTCAGGACTTTGAGGGGCATCGTTGGGGATGCCAAAtatgaggaggagggaggcacAAAGATGGGCACAGATAACAGGGAGCATTGTTGGGATCATGAGTGTTGGGAGGCGTGATCAGTCTTGTTGGGGGAGGTGAGTTTCTCTGCCAGGAAGAGAAATTACCTTGGGGCCAGCAACACCATCAGCACCAGGGAAACCACGGCTTCCAGGTCCACCCTGCAGGCAGAAAAGAAGAGACCAGTGAGCTTAATCACCACCCCAGGGACAGGGCAAGCACTaagggcagagaaggaaaggcaCAGGGGACTTACACGCTCGCCAGGAGGTCCGGGCAGGCCAGTAGGTCCAGGTTCGCCACGGGCTCCTCgttttccttcttccccagcaGGGCCAGGGGGACCTTGAACACCAGCAGGGCCCTGGAGTGGGCAGAAAGGGAGTGGTCAGGGGGCATAAGTCCTGAAGCCCATGATGCTGGCCTCTAACCACAGGGCTCCTGGGTATGGGGCGGGGGCTCCCGTCCTCCCTTTGTCTCTCTTGAGAGTCTTCCAGGCCCCAGGGgttgaggaaaaggaggaggggtgaTGTGGGACTTACGGGCTCTCCTTTGGCACCAGTGTCTCCTTTGTTGCCAGGAGCACCAGGTTCACCCTGTGTCGGGGGAACAGGAGAGAATGAGATGAGTTGGGGTTACTCTGTTGGTTCACGAACGTATGCTTCCCCAAAAGGGGGCGCACTGGAGCTAGCGTATGAGTTGGGCGGAAGGGAGAGTTTTGTACTTACACTGTTACCCTTGGGACCTGGAGCGCCACTGGGGCCCTGGGGTCCAGAGGGGCCTCGGGCACCAGGGAAGCCAGGAGCACCAGCAATACCAGGAGCACCCTGCAGGGGGCAGGATAGACATTTTAGCCCAGGGGTGGAGGGCATGAGGCAGGTGGCAGGCGGGCATCAGAGGAGGGCTGGCGGTGACTTACATTAGCACCTTTAGCACCAGGTTGTCCATCAGCACCAGGGTTTCCctatcacacagagaaaggagggtgAGTGGCAGGCAAGGACTCTGAAGCTGGCAAGTAGCCAGGAGGACAGTAGCAGGCGACACTTACAGCAGGGCCGGCAGCACCAGCAGGGCCAGGGGGTCCGGGCTCACCACGAATACCTTGGGGACCTTCAGAGCCTCGGGCTCCCTGGGGACCAGCTTCACCCTGTGTTGGAGGAAAGGACAAATCAGAACCCAAGCTGGGGCATCTAGCATTACTTCTGgatgtcaggtgtgtgtgtgggagggggggggagggagcagaagAGGAAGGATGAGGACTTTGAGAGCTAGGGAGGGGACCCCAGGATAAGGGTATTGAGGAGTGCCCTTCACTCTTGCCACTCTGGGCTTCTCTGGTCTGGGGTGACACACAGTTTTTGTTCTGTGACAGTCATGTTCAAAGAAAGAATGGGTCTCACCTTAGCACCAGCTGCACCAGGGAATCCAGGAGGCCCAGTGGGGCCAGTGGGACCCTGGGAACAAAATGGATGTTTAACTACAAGGCACAGATAGAAGCTAAGAGCCCCTAAGTTTCAACAGCTGATGTCAGCCCCAAGAGCTGACACTGAGACCCCACCCCATTCCCAAACTCAAAGTCATGGCCGTCCTTACTGGGGGCCCAGCTGCACCAGTAGCACCATCGTTACCACGAGCACCCTGTAAGAGAGAGGGAAGACCAAGTTATGGCCCTGAGCACTAGACAGCTTCCATAGTCCCTGGTGAACCCCAAGCAGAGCCCAGGGACAACCCAGGGGGCTAGGAGTACTTACAGCAGGGCCAGGGGCTCCAGGGCGACCTCTCTCACCAGGCAGACCTCGGGGACCCTAATAACCAAACCAAGAGATGTCAAGCGAGATGGAGACACACTCTCTCCCAACCTCCATCCACCCTTCACCCTACCCCTTCTTCTTGGGGCACCCCCACCCTCAAGCTAGCATACCATCTGGCCAGGAGCTCCATTTTCACCGGGACTGCCAGGCTCTCCCTAGGGACAGAGAACAGAGTGAGGGCTTCGTGTATAGCAGGactgttggggtgtgtgtgcagaACCTTTTGACAGCCTCTTACCTTAGGGCCAGCAGGACCAGCATCTCCTTTGGCACCATCCAAACCACTGAAACCctaaaggaggaaagagagatgaGGTGAGACTCTGGGGAGGAGTATGCCACTTGGATACCCACACAGATCTGAGGAGTTTTAGATCACCCCAGCCATCTCCCTGTCTCTAAGCCAGACCAGACCCCAATTCACCTATTCTCCCACCCAGTCTCTTTATAGGGGCATCCTTCCCAAGAAAGGAAGTTCTTTTGGATGTCTAACCTATGACCTTTGAGACATCTGCAGCTACCAACTAACATGAGACACAACAGGATCTCTTGGGGGAAGGGTCTAGAATGGTGGCTTGGGACTTTGGGGACTTCACTGACTCAAAGGAGACTTACTCTGTGTCCCTTCATTCCAGGGAGGCCAGCTGTTCCAGGCAATCCCCGAGCACCCTGGAGAGAAAGGCAAATAAGGACACGGAAAAGAGTCAGGAGGGCTCTGGAATGCTGCTCCTAAACGCATCCCCAGAGCAGTAAGACCTGAGGCGCATCCTCACACTTGCTCACCTGAGGCCCAGGAGGTCCACGCTCACCAGGACGGCCAGGTTTACCAGCTTCTCccttcagagagagaaaaggtcaTTATGGCTGTGCCCCACCCCATACTAGGAAGGAGTAGAGGGCTCAGGTATATTGGGGTTATTGAAGGTTCGGTCTGGTTTAGGGACCCGGAATCTAACTGGGAACCTAACCTCAGTTTAGATCTACAATGAAACCTCTGGTGACATTTGAGTACCTTCAAAGTAATTTCTGTCACCGTGTGTTCATTTCCACATCGGATCAACCAGAGCTCTTAAACTTGGATTCCTCCAAGGAATAGGGATGGAAGTATGGATGGAGGTGGGGGCTGCCTTACTAAAACATGCTGTTCAGTGGAAAGATCACTGCCAAGAACCCTATGGGCACCAGGGAGGACTTTCATCTTTTCCCCTGGTTATTGCCCCCAAGGGTGGTGAGACCCTGCTAGGAGGATtttaggacccacagagagaagGCCACAGGATGAGCTAGTATCTTCCCCTGGGGTTACTTACATCATCTCCGTTCTTGCCAGGGGGGCCTGGGGGGCCACGGGGACCCATTGGACCCTAGAGGAGAGAGTAGAGGTTGTTAGAACCCCCAAATGAGAGACAACAAAGAGGAAGACTGGAGTCGGGAGGGGACACAGGTCACCCTTCACTCAGTATGAGTGACTTTCACAGGAGAATTTGTGGAGAGGGAGGTGTAGGAACACGAAGGGCTGACTTACTGAAGCGCCAGGCTCGCCAGGTTCACCAGGGGGGCCTTGGAAACCCTGAGGACCCTGGagaatgagagaaggggaggCTCAGAAAGGCAGGTTCTTGCCAGGCTGTCTCCCTCTTACAAGAGATGTCTACCagcctcctgccttcaccccaATCGTTCTCCTCCAACATCCCTGCCCCATGccccaaaatacacaaagatccTTGGATACTTACGGGTGCACCAGGGGGGCCAGGGAGACCACGGGGACCAGAAGGAccctacagaaggaaaaaagggaggcaTGTGATATCTGTGGGTGAAAGCCATGTGGGAGAGGTCTGTTTTTACTGTGGGAATCACAGTTGTCCTGCATCTTCTCTAGGTCTGAAGTTCCAAAGGCGgccatctgccccccccccccccttgcaggACCATCGCGGGCTTTTCTCTTCTGGATCCCCCCCCCATTCTCTTTGCCATCACTGCTCCCCCTGGTGGCTCACCATGGGGCCAGGCACGGAAACTCCAGCTGATTTCTCGTCATAGCCATAGGACATCTGGGGAGCAAAGTTctagaaaaacaagagagagtgCATGAGAAATTGGGCTCAGAACAGTAAACTGAAGGGCAGGAGGGCATTGCCAGTAGTGGGACAAGTTGACATGCGCTTGCAGATGTGATTAGCTAAGAAAGCCATCAACACTGCCTGTAAGATGTTCCTGAGCCAGACACCTCAACTGAGCCATCTAACCAGACAATACCAAACTGCAGAACAATCGATAAAAATAGCCACCTCTACCTGACAACCAGACTCTTCAAAACCTTGCTGAGCCAAGATGACAAAGAGTCTCAGAAACAGTCAACATTCGTGGGGACCAAAGAGATGATGATGAAATGAAATTGGTGGTCTTGGACAAGAGGAGGGAAATGCTATAAAGGACATTTGGGGCATTGGTTAAATCTGACAGTGGATTGTATATTAGGCAATAGTGCTAGATCAACATTAAATCTGGTGCTATGGTCCCATGGGAGAATGTCCCTGTTTAGGGAAGTGCACTTAAGTGCTTCGGAGCACAGGGCATGTGCACGTTCTGTGCCCAGAGTGGCAAAACAGTTGTGAAGAAGGGTGGGTGGAAGTGCTGTACACTCGTGCAACttttatgattatttaaaaacatagagTTTTGTCtgtcaaaaccaaagcaaagcaaagcaaaacaaaaaccggGGAGTCACACAGGTCTGGGGGTCTCAAAGCTCTACTTACTCCTCCGAGGCCAGGGGGGCCGGGTGGACCAGCAGGACCGGGGGGACCTGGAAGCCCAGGCTGTCCAGGGATGCCATCTTGTCCAGGGGGGCCAGCAGGTCCCTGGACCAAGAGAGGATGAGGTTGCTATAAGCACAAACCAGAACCACACCCCCTCCAGTTTCCCAGCTCACTTAGAATGCAATGCTTACCCTTGGGCCTTGAGGGCCGCGGTCTCCCTTGGGTCCCTGTGGGTTTGAGGGTGAAGAAACAAGAGACAGGttagagaaaggaggaaagtttCAGTCCATAGGAGGACAGTGGGAGTCACGCGGGTGAGCTgagctgaagcagagagcagagtaTTACCTGGACTCCTATGAGTTCTTGGTTTGATGATTCTGTGGGGACAAAGATTGCAGTTAGAAGTAATTTACTAAGTACCTGAGGTGTTAGAGGCTTTCAAGACACAGGCAAAGATGGGTCTCTGACCTCCCCTAAGCCTAGACCCAGAACGTACCAAATTCTTCTGGGCAGAAAGCACAGCACTCGCCCTCACGTCTTTGGGGGTTGGGACAGTCCAACTTATCCTGGCAGATCACGTCATCGCACACGGCCGTGCCATTGTGGCAGATACAGATCAAGCAGACGTCGGCTTTCCACGTCTCACCATTAGGGATCTTTACGCCATTGTGTATGCAGGTGACTTCAGGGACTGCGCGAATGGGAAAAGACGTAGGACGTAAGCGGCTCTGAGACCCCACCTCGGGGCGCCAGGGATCCCAGCCCTGCTCACCCTTTCCTCTGTCTAATATCCGCGCgtagattttccattttccacctctattcccccccgcccccctctTATTTTCTTCCCTCAAATCCTTAAATGTTGGTCTGTTCCAAAGCGGCGTTCAATGACAGCACCGGGAATCCTGGTCAGGACAGCTATAACTTCCCAGTTCTCAGGAATTTAAGCAAAGCTTTAGACTGGGGTTGCTTTCAAACTCAACTTCAGCCCACGCGCGCGGGAACCAAGTGAAATAAGAAGCCTTCAGCAGGAGAGTAGGAGGGGTCTCATACAGTAGAAGGGGGGTTTATGAGGGTGTGGTTTGCGCGCAGACAAGAGGCGGgcgtgggagga containing:
- the Col1a1 gene encoding LOW QUALITY PROTEIN: collagen alpha-1(I) chain (The sequence of the model RefSeq protein was modified relative to this genomic sequence to represent the inferred CDS: deleted 1 base in 1 codon), which gives rise to MFSFVDLRLLLLLGATALLTHGQEDIPEVTCIHNGVKIPNGETWKADVCLICICHNGTAVCDDVICQDKLDCPNPQRREGECCAFCPEEFESSNQELIGVQGPKGDRGPQGPRGPAGPPGQDGIPGQPGLPGPPGPAGPPGPPGLGGNFAPQMSYGYDEKSAGVSVPGPMGPSGPRGLPGPPGAPGPQGFQGPPGEPGEPGASGPMGPRGPPGPPGKNGDDGEAGKPGRPGERGPPGPQGARGLPGTAGLPGMKGHRGFSGLDGAKGDAGPAGPKGEPGSPGENGAPGQMGPRGLPGERGRPGAPGPAGARGNDGATGAAGPPGPTGPTGPPGFPGAAGAKGEAGPQGARGSEGPQGIRGEPGPPGPAGAAGPAGNPGADGQPGAKGANGAPGIAGAPGFPGARGPSGPQGPSGAPGPKGNSGEPGAPGNKGDTGAKGEPGPAGVQGPPGPAGEEGKRGARGEPGPTGLPGPPGERGGPGSRGFPGADGVAGPKGPAGERGAPGPAGPKGSPGEAGRPGEAGLPGAKGLTGSPGSPGPDGKTGPPGPAGQDGRPGPPGPPGARGQAGVMGFPGPKGTAGEPGKAGERGVPGPPGPVGPAGKDGEAGAQGAPGPAGPAGERGEQGPAGSPGFQGLPGPAGPPGEAGKPGEQGVPGDLGAPGPSGARGERGFPGERGVQGPPGPAGPRGNNGAPGNDGAKGDTGAPGAPGSQGAPGLQGMPGERGAAGLPGPKGDRGDAGPKGADGSPGKDGVRGLTGPIGPPGPAGAPGDKGETGPSGPAGPTGARGAPGDRGEPGPPGPAGFAGPPGADGQPGAKGEPGETGTKGDSGPPGPAGPAGPPGPIGNVGAPGPKGARGSAGPPGATGFPGAAGRVGPPGPSGNAGPPGPPGPVGKEGGKGPRGETGPAGRPGEVGPPGPPGPAGEKGAPGADGPAGSPGTPGPQGIAGQRGVVGLPGQRGERGFPGLPGPSGEPGKQGPSGSSGERGPPGPMGPPGLAGPPGESGREGSPGAEGSPGRDGSPGPKGDRGETGPAGPPGAPGAPGAPGPVGPAGKSGDRGETGPAGPAGPIGPAGARGPAGPQGPRGDKGETGEQGDRGIKGHRGFSGLQGPPGSPGSPGEQGPSGASGPAGPRGPPGSAGAPGKDGLNGLPGPIGPPGPRGRTGDSGPVGPPGPPGPPGPPGPPSGGYDFSFLPQPPQEKAHDGGRYYRADDANVVRDRDLEVDTTLKSLSQQIENIRSPEGSRKNPARTCRDLKMCHSDWKSGEYWIDPNQGCNLDAIKVFCNMETGQTCVFPTQPSVPQKNWYISTNPKEKKHVWFGESMTDGFQFEYGSEGSDPADVAIQLTFLRLMSTEASQNITYHCKNSVAYMDQQTGNLKKSLLLQGSNEIELRGEGNSRFTYSTLVDGCTSHTGSWGKTVIEYKTTKTSRLPIIDVAPLDIGAPDQEFGLDIGPACFV